The Legionella sp. PATHC032 genome has a window encoding:
- a CDS encoding cold-shock protein: MSQRETGHVKWFNEKKGFGFIVNQKGEDIFVHYKDIQGVGFKTLHENDPVTFELDRGPKGLKAQNVVVASESVHTEE; encoded by the coding sequence ATGTCGCAAAGAGAAACAGGCCATGTTAAATGGTTTAATGAAAAAAAAGGATTTGGTTTTATTGTTAATCAAAAAGGCGAAGATATTTTCGTGCACTACAAAGACATTCAGGGAGTTGGTTTTAAAACGCTGCATGAAAATGATCCAGTTACCTTTGAACTTGATCGAGGACCTAAGGGCTTGAAAGCACAAAATGTAGTAGTGGCCAGCGAATCAGTACACACAGAAGAATAA
- a CDS encoding HPF/RaiA family ribosome-associated protein, giving the protein MLLPIQVTFRNMDPSKAVESRAIKLAKKLDCLYDKIMGCRVVIESPHRHHNKGKLYHVRIDLTVPDAELVVSRESSDKHAHEDVYVSLRDAFNAIERQLKNYANQRRGHVKRHEDSIRGGRVLEVCPIADYGYIETIDGRLIRFTGQSVVDYDINKLEVGDRVRFVETVKNTQEAAASTVYVEGKRHIM; this is encoded by the coding sequence ATGTTACTTCCTATTCAGGTGACATTCCGAAATATGGATCCATCAAAAGCTGTTGAAAGCAGGGCTATAAAACTCGCTAAAAAGCTTGATTGCCTTTATGACAAGATAATGGGTTGTCGGGTAGTTATTGAGTCTCCTCATCGCCATCATAACAAAGGAAAGCTTTATCATGTCCGCATTGATCTTACGGTTCCTGATGCTGAGTTAGTTGTGAGTCGTGAATCATCAGACAAGCATGCGCATGAAGATGTTTATGTCTCTCTGAGAGATGCTTTTAATGCAATTGAGCGTCAGCTTAAAAATTATGCAAATCAACGGCGAGGCCATGTCAAGCGTCATGAGGATTCCATTCGTGGGGGGAGAGTTCTTGAAGTATGCCCAATAGCTGATTATGGTTACATAGAAACAATAGATGGGCGCTTGATACGATTTACAGGTCAAAGTGTCGTTGATTATGACATTAATAAATTAGAAGTTGGTGACCGAGTCCGATTTGTTGAAACGGTTAAAAATACACAAGAAGCTGCTGCAAGTACGGTTTACGTTGAGGGTAAACGTCATATTATGTGA
- a CDS encoding aminoacyl-tRNA deacylase — protein MPVTKLKQFLDSHKIKYLSIAHSPAYTAQEIAASAHVSGKQLAKTVIIKMDGCLAMVVLPASDHITFMKLKEVIGASALELATESEFEGKFAECDVGAMPPFGNLYDLPVLVSTKLSEQDNILFNAGSHSELLQLSFSDFEKLVKPTLVKL, from the coding sequence ATGCCAGTTACAAAGCTTAAACAATTTCTAGACAGTCATAAAATAAAATATTTGTCTATCGCTCATTCTCCAGCATATACTGCACAAGAAATCGCCGCTTCTGCTCATGTTTCAGGAAAACAATTAGCAAAGACAGTTATTATAAAAATGGATGGATGTTTAGCCATGGTAGTATTGCCTGCAAGTGACCATATTACCTTTATGAAACTTAAAGAAGTTATTGGCGCTTCGGCTCTTGAGCTTGCTACTGAATCAGAGTTTGAAGGGAAATTTGCGGAATGTGATGTTGGCGCTATGCCCCCATTCGGTAATTTGTATGATTTACCAGTATTGGTATCTACTAAACTCAGTGAACAGGACAACATCTTATTCAATGCTGGTTCTCATTCTGAATTGCTGCAGCTCTCTTTTAGTGATTTTGAAAAATTAGTAAAGCCCACATTGGTGAAGCTATAG
- a CDS encoding MarR family winged helix-turn-helix transcriptional regulator, with translation MYLSSLLKKTNRLLIKRANELIKPYALNHAYTYILMELYNENGLTQSELVQLIEVEQPTLVRTLDRMERDGFITRKPSSMDRRVVHIFLTEKARLLQKKLDECSRILNHEILAGFSEDEKTKLQELTHRVLNNLRSPTE, from the coding sequence ATGTATCTTTCTTCTCTGCTAAAAAAAACAAATCGTTTGTTAATCAAGCGAGCCAATGAATTAATTAAACCCTATGCTCTGAATCATGCCTACACATATATATTGATGGAACTGTATAATGAAAATGGGTTGACGCAATCTGAATTAGTTCAATTGATTGAAGTGGAACAACCTACCCTTGTAAGAACTTTGGATCGAATGGAAAGAGATGGGTTTATTACTCGAAAACCAAGTTCGATGGATAGAAGAGTCGTTCATATTTTTCTTACAGAAAAAGCCAGGCTTTTGCAAAAAAAACTAGATGAATGTTCCAGAATACTTAACCACGAGATTCTGGCTGGTTTTTCAGAAGATGAAAAAACAAAATTACAAGAACTAACTCATCGCGTTCTTAATAATTTAAGAAGTCCCACTGAATAA
- a CDS encoding PhzF family phenazine biosynthesis protein has protein sequence MKSLPIYQVDAFASNLFKGNPAAVCPLDKWLSDETMQAIAAENNLSETAFFVQEDEGYRLRWFTPNEEVALCGHATLASSYVLFNQLGFSGKEILFNSLSGKLWVKNTEQGLVMDFPALPYEEIDFRRELQHLNLKKPFKVLQSQFDLMFVYQNAEDVSEAKPDLNAVAHLDYRGLILTAPGTSTDVYSRCFYPGCNVPEDPVTGSAHCVIAPYWCEQLRKNHITALQGGLRQGDLYCEVKENRVLLYGNCHLYLEGRIYLP, from the coding sequence ATGAAAAGCTTACCAATCTACCAAGTGGATGCATTTGCCTCAAATTTATTCAAAGGTAATCCCGCTGCTGTTTGCCCGTTAGATAAATGGTTAAGTGATGAGACTATGCAAGCCATTGCGGCTGAAAATAATTTATCTGAAACAGCCTTTTTTGTTCAAGAAGATGAGGGATACAGGCTCAGATGGTTTACCCCCAATGAAGAAGTGGCATTGTGTGGGCATGCTACTCTTGCCAGCTCTTATGTACTTTTTAATCAATTGGGATTTTCTGGGAAAGAAATTTTATTTAATAGCTTGAGCGGTAAACTATGGGTTAAAAATACAGAGCAAGGCTTGGTTATGGATTTTCCGGCTCTACCTTATGAAGAAATCGATTTTAGAAGGGAACTGCAGCATTTGAATTTAAAAAAACCATTTAAGGTACTGCAAAGTCAATTTGATTTGATGTTTGTTTATCAAAATGCAGAAGATGTGAGTGAGGCCAAGCCTGATTTGAATGCTGTGGCTCATCTTGACTATAGGGGGTTGATTTTAACTGCTCCAGGAACATCAACAGATGTTTATTCTCGTTGTTTTTATCCTGGTTGTAATGTACCAGAAGACCCGGTAACAGGATCTGCTCATTGTGTTATTGCTCCTTATTGGTGTGAACAGTTAAGGAAGAATCATATAACTGCTTTACAAGGAGGCCTCAGACAAGGTGATCTTTATTGTGAAGTGAAGGAAAATAGAGTATTGCTTTATGGAAATTGCCATCTTTATTTGGAAGGAAGAATATATTTGCCATGA
- a CDS encoding GNAT family N-acetyltransferase, which yields MKYLTTPRLLLRAWDEEDTIPFYRMSQDPRVMKYFPGLWSMDMVKDFIIRMNEQLSQKNFTLWAAEVKDCKRFIGFIGLNAPAWDAHFTPCVEIGWRLATEFWGQGYATEGAKAALEYAFLEMHIPEIVSFTVPDNSRSRSVMDKLGMIRDIAGDFLHPKLASDHRLAKHVLYRIQNSLIKV from the coding sequence ATGAAATATTTAACAACCCCAAGGCTTTTGCTAAGAGCGTGGGATGAAGAAGATACTATCCCCTTCTATAGAATGAGTCAGGATCCTCGGGTCATGAAGTATTTCCCCGGGTTGTGGTCTATGGATATGGTCAAAGATTTCATTATCAGAATGAATGAACAATTATCTCAAAAAAACTTTACTTTGTGGGCGGCTGAAGTAAAGGACTGTAAGAGGTTTATTGGTTTTATAGGATTAAATGCTCCAGCCTGGGATGCTCACTTCACTCCTTGCGTAGAGATAGGATGGCGTTTGGCAACTGAGTTTTGGGGGCAAGGCTATGCTACAGAAGGGGCAAAAGCAGCTCTTGAATATGCTTTTCTGGAGATGCATATTCCCGAGATAGTTTCTTTTACTGTGCCTGATAATTCCCGCTCAAGAAGTGTTATGGATAAACTTGGGATGATCAGAGATATTGCGGGAGACTTTTTACATCCCAAATTAGCCTCTGATCATAGGTTAGCAAAGCATGTTTTATATCGTATACAAAATTCCTTAATAAAAGTTTGA
- a CDS encoding LysE family translocator → MEQWHQFTLLFPLIILVFISLISPGPDFAITVKNSLAYSRRSGLLTALGIALGSLVHISYTLLGLGLFITKTPIILHIIQYLGAGYLFYIGLKNLVARPNADKIGSYTTYNDLKPSEAFFNGFITNLLNPKAMLFFISLFSVLMPREISISTKLFLAIVLFLQTLLWFSFVAFSLSGKNTREKFQRISYWIERITGVILIALALKLLLSQLV, encoded by the coding sequence ATGGAACAATGGCATCAATTTACTCTACTATTTCCTTTAATTATTTTAGTTTTTATTTCATTAATCAGTCCTGGGCCAGATTTTGCTATCACAGTCAAAAACAGCTTGGCTTATTCCAGAAGGAGTGGTTTATTAACTGCGTTAGGAATAGCTTTGGGCAGTTTGGTTCATATCAGTTACACTCTTCTGGGATTAGGCTTGTTTATTACCAAAACGCCTATAATACTGCATATCATCCAATATCTAGGCGCTGGATACCTCTTTTATATCGGCCTAAAAAATCTAGTTGCCAGGCCAAATGCTGACAAAATAGGAAGTTATACAACGTACAACGATTTAAAACCAAGTGAAGCTTTTTTCAATGGGTTTATAACGAATTTATTGAATCCCAAAGCCATGCTCTTTTTTATCAGTTTATTTTCAGTGCTTATGCCCAGAGAAATCTCAATCTCCACCAAATTATTTCTTGCAATTGTCCTCTTTTTGCAAACATTGTTATGGTTTTCTTTTGTTGCATTCAGTCTTTCTGGAAAAAATACGCGTGAGAAATTTCAAAGAATTAGCTATTGGATTGAGCGTATTACAGGTGTCATTTTAATTGCATTGGCATTAAAATTATTGTTAAGCCAATTGGTCTAA
- a CDS encoding bifunctional helix-turn-helix transcriptional regulator/GNAT family N-acetyltransferase, whose translation MIDDQIDLLRQYSRKLVRELGILQLNKLVAKEQPSYWHTLIEINKEPNMTISKLSQSLLVSLPTLSRIVTSLINDELVTVNEGLDKRERFLSITDKGKEKINYIDEYSNTKIKRAFHFLTDEEKEQIITAIGKYAQALEQSRLIRDQVRILRLSTSRTLRKQIVNMIENIQVNEFHFSVTPEINASILKAEEQYCYYNSCNFWYAVDEQGGIIGSIGLRKLNNTEGEVKKFFIASKYRGLGLAQKLMLILVRNATKHGFKKLFLGTVAQLNAARRFYEKNGFVLVNKESLPKEFELCPLDTHFYYCETDKLDKSLRELI comes from the coding sequence ATGATTGATGATCAAATTGATTTGCTCAGGCAATATTCAAGAAAATTGGTACGAGAACTAGGTATATTGCAATTAAATAAGTTAGTTGCAAAGGAGCAGCCGTCTTATTGGCATACTTTAATTGAAATAAATAAAGAACCCAATATGACTATTTCCAAATTAAGTCAATCGCTATTAGTTTCATTACCTACTTTGTCGCGAATAGTGACTTCTTTAATCAATGATGAATTGGTAACGGTAAACGAAGGGCTGGATAAGCGAGAGCGCTTTTTAAGCATTACTGATAAAGGTAAGGAAAAGATAAATTATATTGATGAATATTCTAATACTAAAATTAAAAGAGCATTCCATTTTTTAACTGATGAAGAGAAGGAACAAATAATTACTGCGATAGGAAAATATGCTCAAGCTTTAGAACAAAGTCGTTTAATTCGTGATCAGGTTAGGATTTTACGCTTGTCAACCTCCAGAACTTTACGTAAGCAAATTGTTAATATGATTGAAAATATTCAAGTGAATGAGTTTCACTTCTCGGTTACTCCTGAAATCAATGCATCAATTTTAAAGGCCGAAGAACAGTATTGTTATTATAACAGTTGTAATTTTTGGTATGCGGTTGATGAACAGGGAGGGATTATCGGTTCTATCGGCCTAAGGAAGTTAAATAATACTGAGGGGGAAGTAAAAAAATTTTTTATTGCGTCAAAGTATCGAGGGTTAGGGTTAGCTCAAAAATTAATGCTGATTTTAGTTAGAAATGCCACGAAACATGGATTTAAAAAGTTATTTTTGGGGACAGTAGCCCAGTTAAACGCAGCAAGACGCTTTTATGAAAAGAATGGATTTGTTCTTGTTAACAAAGAGTCTTTACCAAAAGAGTTCGAGTTGTGTCCTTTGGATACTCATTTTTATTATTGCGAAACAGATAAGCTGGATAAAAGCTTAAGAGAATTGATATGA
- a CDS encoding ATP-binding protein, producing the protein MVVDSMLCTNFFILTGGPGSGKTAVLNELNTRGHLTVSEVARSIIQKQQADGGDAIHTGNRKAFQDLMLEQSIADYCRMQSEGKIVFFDRGIPDVYGYSKAFCGEASKAVNDAVLRFRYNKTVFIFPPWPEIYENDVERQQDFHEALQTYYALKEGYVDCGYTLIEVPKCPIKDRINFILQIISKN; encoded by the coding sequence ATGGTAGTGGATTCAATGCTATGCACTAATTTTTTTATACTTACAGGAGGACCTGGTTCTGGCAAAACTGCCGTATTAAATGAGTTAAATACTCGAGGCCATTTAACAGTTTCTGAAGTAGCGCGTTCTATTATTCAAAAACAACAGGCTGATGGTGGTGATGCCATACATACAGGAAATAGAAAAGCATTTCAAGACTTGATGCTTGAGCAATCGATTGCTGATTATTGCAGGATGCAATCAGAGGGAAAAATTGTATTTTTCGACCGGGGAATCCCTGATGTGTATGGTTACTCCAAAGCATTTTGTGGGGAGGCGAGTAAGGCGGTAAATGATGCTGTTTTACGATTTCGCTATAATAAAACAGTCTTTATTTTTCCTCCCTGGCCTGAAATTTATGAAAATGACGTTGAACGTCAACAGGATTTTCACGAAGCATTGCAAACTTATTATGCTTTAAAAGAGGGATATGTTGATTGTGGGTATACGTTAATAGAGGTACCCAAATGCCCTATTAAAGATCGGATTAATTTTATTCTTCAAATAATAAGTAAAAATTGA
- a CDS encoding MFS transporter produces the protein MAADFIGLLKQRKFFPLFLTQFFGAFNDNAYKLAMLTMISYHLSHTQEQSEYYQAIAGALFIMPFFIFSATSGQLADKYDKALLTRLVKVLEVLLMIIGGIGLYSGSIFLMMCTLTGMGAHSAFFGPIKYAILPDHLPRKNLLAATGLIEASTFMAILLGTTLGTLTVGGKGATPYIAIIMTLSAAFSGLVSSLFIPPAPSALPELKVDFNLWRATVKMLKEAKKEYGIFLSILTISWFWLIGAVMLTKLPDYTHYVLGASAHVFALFLALFSIGIALGSITINWLLKGQVNLSAVPMAMLAFTLFAFDLYWSSPADHDLKTPLFNLLNFFTSFTHWRIAFDLFMLAFCAGLFVVPLYTYLQIISPVENRARTIAANNIYNALFMVMGTLLVMLLLFFNFSIPQVFLVLCLLNLVAALFLFLGLRTLRRNSEEMA, from the coding sequence ATGGCAGCAGATTTTATTGGTCTTCTCAAGCAAAGAAAATTTTTTCCCCTTTTCCTGACCCAATTTTTTGGTGCTTTTAACGATAATGCTTATAAGTTAGCGATGTTGACTATGATTAGCTATCATTTAAGCCATACACAAGAGCAATCTGAATATTATCAGGCTATTGCAGGCGCTTTATTCATAATGCCCTTCTTTATCTTTTCCGCTACCTCTGGACAATTGGCAGATAAATATGACAAGGCTCTGTTGACCCGTCTGGTTAAGGTGCTCGAAGTATTATTAATGATTATTGGAGGTATTGGGTTATACAGTGGAAGTATTTTCTTGATGATGTGTACTTTGACCGGTATGGGGGCACATTCTGCCTTCTTTGGACCTATCAAATATGCAATTTTACCAGACCACTTACCCAGGAAAAATTTATTGGCTGCTACGGGGTTGATAGAGGCCAGTACTTTTATGGCTATTTTATTAGGCACTACATTGGGTACTTTAACTGTTGGAGGGAAGGGGGCTACTCCTTATATCGCGATTATTATGACCTTAAGTGCCGCTTTTTCTGGCTTGGTTTCCAGTTTATTTATACCTCCAGCCCCATCAGCACTTCCTGAGTTAAAAGTGGATTTTAATTTATGGCGCGCTACAGTGAAGATGCTAAAGGAAGCGAAAAAAGAATATGGAATTTTTCTATCCATATTAACGATTTCCTGGTTTTGGTTGATTGGCGCTGTCATGCTAACCAAATTACCTGATTATACCCATTACGTTTTGGGAGCCAGTGCTCATGTTTTTGCTCTATTTCTTGCCTTATTTTCAATAGGTATTGCTCTGGGGTCGATTACAATAAATTGGTTATTGAAAGGACAAGTTAATCTTTCTGCAGTCCCAATGGCCATGCTCGCTTTTACTCTTTTTGCTTTTGATTTGTATTGGTCATCTCCTGCTGATCATGATTTAAAGACCCCATTATTCAACTTACTTAATTTTTTTACTTCTTTTACTCATTGGCGAATTGCTTTTGATTTATTTATGTTAGCATTTTGTGCAGGATTATTTGTAGTTCCCTTGTATACTTATTTACAAATTATAAGTCCAGTTGAGAACAGGGCTAGAACGATTGCGGCGAACAATATTTACAATGCCTTGTTTATGGTGATGGGAACTTTGTTAGTAATGCTGTTGTTGTTTTTTAATTTTTCAATCCCCCAGGTTTTTTTGGTACTTTGTCTTTTAAATTTGGTTGCCGCTTTGTTCTTGTTTCTTGGGTTAAGAACCTTGAGAAGAAACTCAGAGGAGATGGCTTAG
- the hemF gene encoding oxygen-dependent coproporphyrinogen oxidase has product MSIPKTLPSHAIEQIKSYLLQLQNTICVSLESLDGKARFHEDSWQRVAGGGGKTRVMAHGNVFEKAGVNFSHVSGEQLPASASAQRPELAGRYFSALGVSLVIHPDNPYVPTTHANVRFFVAEKEGSEPVWWFGGGFDLTPYYGFVEDCMHWHQTALNACLPFGETIYPKFKHWCDDYFFIKHRNEARGIGGLFFDDYNEISFDHSFDLMRSIGDHFILAYEPIVDRRKDIPFGNREKAFQNYRRGRYAEFNLVYDRGTLFGLQSGGRTESILMSLPPIVHWEYNWHPEKGSDEEKLYTDFLPAKDWLKQE; this is encoded by the coding sequence ATGTCAATCCCGAAGACACTTCCTTCTCATGCGATAGAACAAATTAAATCTTATCTGCTTCAGCTCCAAAATACAATTTGTGTTTCTCTGGAGTCACTGGATGGCAAAGCCAGATTTCATGAGGATTCCTGGCAGCGAGTTGCTGGAGGTGGAGGAAAAACCAGAGTTATGGCTCATGGGAATGTATTTGAAAAAGCCGGTGTCAACTTTTCGCATGTCTCAGGGGAGCAATTACCAGCATCAGCCAGCGCACAAAGACCGGAATTGGCAGGAAGATATTTCAGCGCATTAGGAGTATCTCTGGTCATCCATCCAGATAATCCTTATGTGCCAACAACACATGCCAATGTTCGATTTTTTGTTGCTGAAAAGGAAGGCTCAGAACCAGTCTGGTGGTTTGGTGGAGGTTTTGATTTAACACCCTATTATGGGTTTGTTGAAGACTGTATGCATTGGCATCAAACGGCATTAAATGCCTGTTTGCCCTTTGGAGAAACTATTTACCCAAAATTCAAGCATTGGTGCGATGATTACTTTTTTATTAAACATAGGAATGAAGCACGCGGTATTGGCGGCTTATTTTTTGATGATTACAATGAAATCAGCTTTGATCACAGCTTTGATCTCATGCGTAGCATAGGTGATCATTTTATTCTTGCCTATGAACCCATAGTGGATCGTCGTAAAGATATCCCTTTTGGTAATAGAGAAAAAGCGTTTCAGAATTACCGAAGAGGTCGTTATGCAGAATTCAATTTGGTCTATGATCGAGGCACTTTATTTGGCCTGCAATCTGGCGGAAGGACGGAGTCCATATTGATGTCCCTCCCTCCCATTGTCCATTGGGAATACAATTGGCATCCTGAAAAAGGCAGTGATGAAGAAAAATTATACACGGATTTTTTACCTGCAAAAGATTGGTTAAAACAGGAATAA
- the flgB gene encoding flagellar basal body rod protein FlgB: protein MAINLDSYFGIHAKALIARDQRASVLANNIANVNTPNFKARDVDFNEVLTATMAGNSQQLRVTSDQHINTNADFMTHLKYRMTHHASLDGNTVDKDMETTEFARNALNYQASLSFLNGKIKSMLTALKGE from the coding sequence ATGGCCATTAATCTTGATTCTTATTTTGGGATTCATGCCAAGGCTTTGATTGCAAGAGATCAGAGGGCATCCGTTCTTGCTAATAACATAGCCAATGTTAATACACCGAATTTTAAAGCCAGGGATGTTGATTTTAATGAAGTACTGACTGCGACTATGGCCGGTAACAGCCAGCAGTTAAGGGTAACTTCGGATCAGCATATTAATACGAATGCCGATTTTATGACTCATTTGAAATACCGAATGACACATCATGCTTCTTTAGATGGTAATACTGTTGATAAAGATATGGAGACTACCGAGTTTGCTCGAAATGCATTGAACTATCAGGCCAGTTTGAGTTTCTTAAATGGCAAAATAAAGTCCATGTTAACTGCTTTGAAAGGGGAATAA
- the flgC gene encoding flagellar basal body rod protein FlgC, producing the protein MSLNAIFDIAASAMTAETVRLTTSAGNMGNANVEASSPEEVYQAKYPVFKSVQENANQWMGEQIKAGVKLDGIYESDAEPHRRYDPNSPIADKDGFVYTSNINYVEEMANIISASRSYQMNIELLNTTKQLMQRTLQLGE; encoded by the coding sequence ATGTCATTAAATGCAATTTTTGACATTGCAGCTTCTGCAATGACCGCAGAAACAGTGCGTTTGACTACCAGTGCTGGTAATATGGGCAATGCGAATGTTGAAGCAAGCAGCCCAGAGGAAGTCTATCAAGCCAAATATCCTGTTTTCAAGTCAGTCCAGGAGAACGCAAATCAATGGATGGGGGAGCAAATTAAGGCTGGGGTGAAACTGGATGGTATTTATGAGAGTGACGCAGAACCGCACAGAAGATACGATCCAAATAGTCCAATAGCTGATAAAGATGGGTTTGTCTATACATCAAATATCAATTACGTTGAAGAAATGGCAAATATTATTTCAGCCTCTCGTTCTTATCAAATGAATATTGAATTACTTAATACAACCAAACAGCTTATGCAAAGGACGCTGCAATTAGGCGAATAA
- the flgD gene encoding flagellar hook assembly protein FlgD, which yields MTTNSVNGSNSAGGLGLNQIDSGKRQNLGQQDFLRLMVAQVQNQDPLQPQANGEFLSQLAQFSTNDGITKMQESLQQLASSLQSNQALQASALVGRKVLVNSNTLSLGPEGDVKAAIDMAPGVSNLRAAIYTESGELIKTIPLGQPEPGFFQFSWDGTDQSNQRLASGRYTIKVSGTYGGQEVALKTMTSANVDSVSLGQNGEDLKLNVAGVGSVYLSQVRQISV from the coding sequence ATGACTACTAATTCAGTAAATGGTTCCAATTCGGCAGGTGGTTTAGGTTTGAATCAAATTGATTCAGGTAAAAGACAAAACTTGGGGCAACAGGATTTTTTGCGTTTGATGGTGGCACAAGTTCAAAATCAAGATCCTCTACAACCACAGGCAAATGGGGAGTTTTTATCACAACTGGCTCAATTTAGCACCAATGATGGAATCACAAAAATGCAAGAGTCATTGCAACAGCTGGCTTCTTCTCTACAATCCAATCAAGCGCTTCAAGCATCCGCTTTGGTCGGCCGCAAGGTGTTAGTCAACAGCAACACGCTGAGCCTGGGTCCAGAAGGAGATGTAAAGGCTGCTATAGATATGGCGCCTGGTGTTTCTAATCTTCGTGCCGCAATCTACACGGAATCTGGCGAGTTGATAAAAACTATTCCCTTGGGGCAACCAGAACCAGGATTTTTCCAATTCAGTTGGGATGGTACTGATCAAAGCAATCAGCGCCTGGCATCAGGACGATATACTATAAAGGTCAGCGGTACTTATGGCGGACAAGAAGTGGCATTGAAAACTATGACGTCAGCTAATGTCGATAGTGTCAGCCTTGGTCAAAATGGGGAGGATCTAAAGCTCAATGTTGCTGGTGTAGGTTCAGTCTATTTAAGTCAGGTTAGGCAAATATCAGTATAA
- the flgE gene encoding flagellar hook protein FlgE yields MVFNTALSGIQASTRDLEVIGNNIANSATVGFKGSRAEFADIYSSSAYGSGGNAVGGGVKLSRVHQSFATGTLSTSNNTLDLAVNGSGFFILSDQGAKIYTRAGQFKLNNENYIVNANNQRLTGLLTDSNGAITGASGDLRINTANITPRASSNVSVGVNLYSQSKAPNVDWVGGATPASDTYNNVSSSTIYDSLGNSHVLSMYFIHADSTALAGTPNAASPAGTENQWYVAFQIDNQNVPPNVGPQNTNNLFRANFNSDGSFAGVFDTSNAALPNNLIPLSFNLNNGSSPLNLNIDLSDSTQFGSPFAVQSTYNNGYTTGSLAGLDIDDSGMIYGRYTNGQSLAMGQIQLANFADPESLQNIGNTSWAETTSSGQPLVSAPGSGGLGLINSGRLEESNVDLTGELVKLISAQRNFQANAQTIRTGDAITQTIINIR; encoded by the coding sequence ATGGTTTTTAACACAGCATTAAGTGGAATCCAGGCATCAACCAGAGATTTGGAGGTTATAGGTAATAATATTGCGAACTCAGCCACAGTAGGATTTAAAGGCTCAAGAGCTGAGTTTGCAGACATTTATTCATCCAGCGCTTATGGCTCTGGCGGCAACGCAGTGGGTGGAGGCGTTAAACTGTCGCGTGTACACCAATCATTTGCTACAGGAACATTGAGTACTTCAAACAATACTCTTGATCTGGCTGTTAATGGTTCAGGTTTTTTTATATTAAGTGATCAAGGAGCCAAGATATATACTCGAGCCGGGCAATTTAAGTTGAATAATGAGAACTATATAGTCAATGCAAATAATCAACGGTTGACTGGTTTACTAACTGATTCTAACGGTGCCATTACAGGGGCTTCAGGTGATTTACGAATAAACACCGCGAATATTACTCCCAGAGCCAGTTCAAATGTCTCTGTAGGTGTTAATTTGTATTCTCAAAGCAAAGCACCTAATGTGGATTGGGTAGGAGGTGCTACTCCGGCAAGTGATACATATAATAATGTCAGTTCGTCAACAATCTATGATAGTTTAGGAAATTCACATGTATTGAGCATGTATTTTATTCATGCGGATTCTACAGCTTTAGCTGGCACACCTAATGCCGCATCACCTGCTGGAACAGAAAATCAATGGTATGTGGCATTCCAGATAGACAATCAAAACGTTCCTCCTAATGTGGGACCTCAAAATACAAATAATTTATTCCGAGCAAACTTTAACTCCGATGGCTCTTTTGCGGGAGTATTCGATACTTCAAATGCTGCGTTACCCAATAATTTAATTCCTTTGTCATTCAATTTAAACAATGGTTCCAGTCCTTTAAATTTAAATATCGATTTATCGGACAGTACTCAATTTGGCAGTCCTTTTGCCGTTCAATCGACTTATAATAATGGCTATACTACCGGAAGTCTAGCAGGGCTGGATATTGATGACTCAGGAATGATCTACGGCCGTTATACTAATGGCCAATCTTTGGCAATGGGCCAGATTCAGTTGGCTAATTTTGCAGATCCAGAAAGTTTACAAAATATAGGCAATACCAGCTGGGCTGAAACCACTTCTTCAGGACAACCATTAGTTAGTGCTCCTGGGAGTGGTGGTTTGGGATTAATTAACTCAGGAAGACTTGAAGAATCGAATGTGGATTTGACTGGTGAATTGGTTAAGTTAATTAGTGCTCAGCGCAATTTTCAGGCGAATGCGCAAACCATTCGTACTGGCGATGCAATTACTCAAACGATCATCAATATTCGCTAG